The bacterium BMS3Abin14 genome includes a region encoding these proteins:
- the purL_2 gene encoding phosphoribosylformylglycinamidine synthase 2: MAVRIEVGYREGVRDPKGERIAGEARELAGLPVKSVSTVAVYTLDMDLSPETLQKVASEPFSDPIIQEYSIASPLRTDFDVLIEVGYKPGVTDNVGRSAGEAVSQILGRPLKGDEAVYTSIQYLIEGGLSGDDAVKLASGVLGNGLIQRWRIVFPHQFDIEKGLEPDVPRVSIPGGGTVNVIDLDLDDGELMGISRARLLALSLREMGIIRDYFLREDVRAVRREKGLGEQVTDVEMEALAQTWSEHCKHKIFNAEIRYTGPDGEVRIVDSLFKSCIMRATEVVRDRMGDDDICLSVFKDNAGVIRFNDNYNLVFKVETHNSPSALDPYGGALTGIVGVNRDPFGTGLGANLLFNTDVFCFATPFYSDPLPPRILHPRRIYDGVVEGVEHGGNKSGIPTINGAVVFDDRFLGKPLVYCGTGGIMPREINGRPSHEKMALVGDRVVMVGGRIGKDGIHGATFSSEELHEGSPVSAVQIGDPITQKRMMDFLLRARDEGLYNSITDNGAGGLSSSVGEMAEETGGAVLYLDRAPLKYAGLDPWEIFISEAQERMTVAVPPDRAPRFFELSERMGVESTDLGEFTDTGYLQLLFEGMTVGYLEMEFLHHGNPQMTLEAVWDPPATTEPSFEPSADIGEVLLSLMSRLNICSKESIVRRYDHEVQGGSVVKPFTGAANDGPSDAAVIRPILDSFEGVVVSNGIIPRYSDIDTYHMAACAVDEAVRNYVAVGGDPSFMAALDNFCWCDPVQSDKTPDGAYKLAQLVRANEGLFDAVTAYEVPLISGKDSMKNDYIMGDIKISIPPTLLVSIIGRMDDVRRAVTMDLKKKGNHLYLLGETLDECGGSEYYAHLGHLGANVPRVRFEEARSRYAHLHGAMMSGLVRSCHDCSDGGLGVALAEMALAGRTGLEVDLDLSVGGRLLSVDKALFSETASRLVVEVKPEVAPEFEAAMGDTVWARIGECTGGRRLLISARGEVVVNLDIERIGDAWRSPLGEL, from the coding sequence ATGGCCGTGCGTATCGAGGTAGGCTACAGGGAGGGGGTCAGGGACCCTAAGGGGGAACGGATTGCCGGGGAGGCGAGGGAGTTGGCCGGCCTCCCGGTAAAGTCCGTGAGTACCGTCGCCGTTTACACCCTTGACATGGATCTTTCCCCTGAAACCCTTCAAAAGGTGGCCTCCGAGCCGTTTTCAGATCCGATCATCCAGGAATATTCCATCGCATCCCCCCTGAGAACAGACTTCGATGTCCTCATCGAGGTTGGATATAAGCCCGGCGTCACCGACAACGTTGGAAGGTCGGCCGGAGAAGCGGTATCCCAGATTCTGGGCAGGCCGCTGAAAGGCGATGAGGCGGTCTATACCTCGATCCAATATCTGATCGAGGGCGGCCTCTCCGGAGATGATGCCGTGAAATTGGCGTCCGGGGTGCTGGGCAACGGGCTGATCCAGCGGTGGCGTATCGTATTTCCTCATCAGTTCGACATCGAAAAGGGCCTTGAACCTGACGTTCCAAGGGTAAGCATCCCCGGCGGAGGAACCGTGAACGTCATCGATCTTGATCTGGACGACGGGGAGTTGATGGGAATCAGCAGGGCCAGGCTCCTTGCGCTATCGCTCCGGGAGATGGGAATTATCCGCGACTATTTTCTCCGTGAGGACGTTCGTGCTGTGAGGCGGGAAAAGGGGCTCGGAGAGCAGGTCACCGATGTGGAGATGGAAGCCCTCGCGCAGACCTGGTCCGAGCACTGCAAACACAAGATCTTCAATGCCGAAATCAGGTACACGGGGCCTGACGGTGAGGTTAGAATCGTCGATTCCCTCTTTAAAAGCTGCATCATGCGGGCCACCGAGGTGGTCAGGGACCGGATGGGGGATGATGATATCTGCCTTTCCGTCTTCAAGGACAACGCCGGCGTGATCCGTTTCAACGATAATTACAATCTCGTCTTCAAGGTGGAGACCCACAATTCCCCGTCCGCCCTGGATCCCTACGGCGGGGCGCTGACCGGCATCGTCGGCGTAAACAGGGACCCCTTCGGGACCGGGCTGGGAGCCAACCTGCTGTTTAATACGGACGTGTTCTGTTTCGCCACGCCCTTTTACTCTGACCCCCTGCCTCCTCGCATCCTCCATCCCAGAAGGATCTACGACGGGGTCGTGGAGGGAGTCGAACACGGCGGCAATAAAAGCGGGATCCCCACAATCAACGGGGCGGTGGTGTTCGATGACAGGTTCCTTGGAAAACCCCTGGTATACTGTGGTACAGGGGGGATAATGCCGCGCGAGATCAACGGCAGGCCCTCCCACGAGAAGATGGCCCTGGTCGGGGACCGTGTGGTCATGGTGGGCGGCCGCATCGGCAAGGACGGCATTCACGGCGCCACATTCTCCTCGGAGGAGCTGCATGAGGGGTCTCCGGTTTCGGCAGTCCAGATCGGGGACCCCATAACACAGAAAAGGATGATGGACTTTCTCTTGAGAGCCCGGGACGAGGGGCTGTACAACAGCATCACCGATAATGGCGCGGGTGGCCTTTCCTCATCGGTGGGGGAAATGGCCGAGGAAACCGGCGGTGCCGTCCTGTATCTTGATCGGGCGCCGCTGAAGTACGCAGGCCTCGACCCCTGGGAGATATTCATATCCGAGGCCCAGGAGAGGATGACCGTGGCTGTACCCCCGGACAGGGCCCCCCGGTTTTTCGAGCTGTCCGAGAGGATGGGCGTTGAGTCCACGGACCTTGGAGAGTTCACGGACACCGGCTATCTGCAGCTTCTTTTCGAGGGCATGACGGTGGGGTACCTCGAGATGGAGTTTCTCCATCACGGGAATCCCCAGATGACCCTGGAGGCCGTCTGGGATCCGCCGGCCACGACCGAGCCGTCCTTTGAACCTTCTGCCGATATCGGTGAAGTCCTTCTTTCCCTCATGTCGCGGCTGAATATCTGTTCCAAGGAGTCCATAGTCCGCCGTTATGACCATGAGGTCCAGGGGGGGTCTGTGGTCAAGCCCTTTACCGGAGCCGCGAACGATGGCCCGTCGGACGCCGCCGTGATCCGGCCTATCCTGGACTCGTTCGAGGGGGTAGTTGTCTCCAACGGGATTATTCCCCGCTACAGCGATATCGACACCTATCACATGGCTGCCTGTGCGGTGGATGAGGCTGTCCGGAACTACGTTGCCGTGGGTGGGGACCCCTCCTTCATGGCGGCGCTCGACAACTTCTGCTGGTGTGATCCCGTTCAATCCGACAAGACGCCCGACGGCGCTTACAAACTGGCCCAGCTGGTGAGGGCCAATGAGGGATTGTTCGACGCAGTGACCGCCTATGAGGTCCCGCTCATCTCCGGCAAGGACAGCATGAAGAACGACTACATCATGGGGGATATCAAGATCTCCATCCCTCCCACCCTGCTCGTTTCAATTATCGGACGTATGGATGATGTCCGCCGTGCCGTCACAATGGATCTGAAGAAAAAGGGCAACCACCTGTATCTTCTGGGGGAGACTCTTGATGAGTGCGGAGGTTCGGAATACTATGCCCACCTGGGGCACCTGGGCGCAAACGTTCCGCGGGTCCGGTTTGAGGAAGCGCGGAGCCGGTATGCCCACCTCCACGGGGCCATGATGTCGGGTCTCGTTCGGTCCTGTCACGACTGCTCCGATGGCGGGCTCGGTGTGGCCCTCGCGGAGATGGCCCTCGCAGGACGAACCGGCCTGGAGGTTGATCTCGATCTTTCGGTCGGCGGGAGACTGCTTTCGGTGGACAAGGCCCTTTTCTCCGAGACGGCAAGCCGGCTGGTTGTTGAGGTCAAACCGGAAGTGGCCCCCGAGTTCGAGGCCGCGATGGGGGATACCGTATGGGCAAGGATAGGGGAATGTACCGGCGGCCGGCGGCTCCTCATAAGCGCCCGTGGAGAGGTCGTTGTCAACCTTGATATTGAACGGATAGGGGACGCCTGGCGGTCTCCTCTTGGGGAACTGTGA
- the purB gene encoding adenylosuccinate lyase, which translates to MIPRYSRPEMASIWEPENRFRIWLDVEIAACEAWNRLGRIPDEALADIKARAAFDVGRIDEIELEVKHDVIAFLTSVAEKVGPSSRFIHLGMTSSDVLDTSLAVQMVQAADLILKGLGDVREAVRERALEHRDTVMMGRSHGMHAEPITFGFKMALWYEELGRAVSRIERARETVAVGKLSGAVGTFSSIPPEVEEYVCDRLGLRPVKVATQVIQRDRHAEYMGALAILASSIERFVVEIRHLQRTEVGEVEEPFSRGQKGSSAMPHKKNPILSENLTGLARLIRGYSLSAMENIPLWHERDISHSSVERVILPDATTIIDFMLHRFTGLVSGLVVHSDRMKRNMELSGGATYSQRFLLALVDSGMTREDAYRIVQKNALKSVSTGEPFAELVLKDPKVGKHLRPEDIREVFTPGSHLKNVGVIFDRVFGRET; encoded by the coding sequence ATGATACCTCGCTATTCACGCCCCGAGATGGCCTCCATATGGGAGCCTGAGAACCGTTTCAGGATCTGGCTCGATGTTGAGATAGCGGCCTGCGAGGCGTGGAACCGCCTGGGAAGGATCCCGGATGAGGCGCTCGCCGATATCAAGGCCAGGGCGGCCTTTGATGTCGGCCGCATAGATGAGATCGAGCTTGAGGTAAAGCACGACGTAATCGCCTTCCTGACCTCGGTGGCCGAAAAGGTAGGGCCTTCCTCACGCTTCATCCACCTCGGCATGACCAGTTCCGATGTGCTCGATACCTCCCTGGCGGTCCAGATGGTCCAGGCGGCGGATCTGATCCTGAAGGGGCTCGGAGACGTGAGGGAGGCCGTCCGCGAAAGGGCGCTGGAGCACAGGGACACGGTGATGATGGGGCGATCCCACGGGATGCACGCGGAACCCATTACCTTCGGCTTCAAGATGGCCCTGTGGTACGAGGAGTTGGGAAGGGCGGTCAGCCGTATTGAGCGTGCCCGGGAGACTGTGGCCGTCGGTAAACTTTCCGGAGCTGTGGGTACTTTCTCCAGCATCCCTCCCGAGGTTGAGGAATATGTGTGCGACAGGCTCGGCCTGAGGCCGGTCAAGGTAGCCACCCAGGTGATCCAGCGGGACCGGCATGCCGAATACATGGGCGCCCTGGCTATCCTGGCGTCATCCATCGAGAGGTTTGTCGTCGAGATCCGCCATCTTCAGCGCACCGAGGTGGGTGAAGTTGAGGAGCCTTTTTCCAGGGGGCAGAAGGGATCATCGGCCATGCCCCACAAAAAGAACCCCATACTCTCCGAAAACCTTACCGGACTGGCCAGGCTCATACGGGGATACAGCCTTTCGGCCATGGAGAACATCCCCCTCTGGCACGAGCGGGATATCAGCCACTCGTCGGTCGAACGGGTCATCCTGCCCGATGCCACCACCATCATTGATTTTATGCTCCATCGTTTCACCGGGCTTGTCAGCGGGCTGGTTGTCCACTCCGACAGGATGAAAAGGAATATGGAACTTTCCGGCGGGGCGACTTACTCCCAGAGATTTCTCCTGGCCCTGGTGGATTCCGGCATGACCAGGGAGGATGCCTACCGGATCGTGCAGAAGAATGCCCTGAAGTCGGTGTCCACCGGGGAACCATTCGCCGAGCTTGTCCTGAAAGATCCGAAGGTAGGGAAACACCTGCGGCCGGAGGATATCCGGGAGGTGTTTACTCCGGGAAGCCACCTTAAGAACGTTGGGGTCATTTTCGACAGGGTGTTCGGCAGGGAGACCTGA
- the yycJ gene encoding putative metallo-hydrolase YycJ yields the protein MGRIGISVLASGSRGNSVYMEGPAGGIIVDAGLSARETLKRLEVVGADPAGIRAILLTHEHSDHVGGLRPLARKLKVPVCATRDTLDAVGLPADVMVEEVLAGVKFQRAGFEILPFPIPHDAIDPVGFIVGFDGVKIGIATDLGYGTSLVKERLKSCCAIVLESNHDERMLMEGPYPWFLKQRVRGRHGHLSNVSSAGMIAGLAHSNLQLVVLAHLSEINNLPDLAFGTASEAMAGYGADLQVASAHVPTRMIYLDD from the coding sequence ATGGGCCGTATCGGAATCAGCGTTCTGGCCAGCGGCAGCAGGGGAAATTCCGTCTATATGGAGGGGCCGGCCGGCGGGATCATCGTGGATGCGGGCCTCAGCGCCAGGGAGACCCTGAAGAGGTTGGAGGTGGTTGGAGCCGATCCGGCCGGGATCAGGGCTATCCTCCTGACCCACGAACACTCGGACCATGTCGGGGGGCTCAGGCCCCTTGCCAGAAAGCTGAAGGTTCCTGTCTGCGCTACTCGCGACACCCTGGATGCGGTTGGCCTTCCGGCTGACGTGATGGTGGAGGAGGTCCTTGCGGGCGTGAAATTTCAAAGGGCCGGTTTCGAGATCCTTCCCTTTCCCATACCCCACGACGCGATTGATCCTGTGGGATTTATCGTGGGTTTTGATGGGGTGAAGATTGGGATAGCGACCGATCTGGGTTACGGCACCTCCCTGGTCAAGGAGCGTTTGAAGTCGTGCTGCGCTATCGTTCTCGAATCCAACCACGATGAGCGGATGCTCATGGAGGGGCCTTATCCGTGGTTTCTCAAACAGCGTGTGCGGGGACGCCATGGCCACCTGTCCAACGTTTCGTCCGCCGGGATGATCGCTGGCCTTGCCCATTCCAATCTGCAGCTGGTTGTTCTCGCTCACCTTTCCGAAATCAACAATCTGCCCGACCTTGCGTTTGGAACGGCAAGTGAAGCTATGGCAGGGTATGGTGCGGACCTGCAGGTTGCTTCCGCCCACGTTCCCACGAGGATGATATACTTGGACGATTGA
- the dut gene encoding deoxyuridine 5'-triphosphate nucleotidohydrolase: protein MKATGTEISGLDVRFTLLPHGDGLPVPSYATALSAGLDLLAAITGETVIPPGGRSLIPTGIRLAIPEGYEAQIRPRSGLALKNGIILANSPGTIDADYRGEVKVILLNLGKEPFSVTRGMRIAQMVVAPVARVRLIPVGELPETGRGSGGFGHTGN, encoded by the coding sequence TTGAAGGCCACTGGGACTGAAATATCGGGCCTTGATGTAAGGTTCACCCTTCTTCCGCATGGGGATGGGTTGCCGGTTCCTTCCTACGCAACGGCGCTTTCCGCCGGCCTGGATCTCCTTGCCGCGATAACAGGGGAAACGGTTATCCCACCCGGCGGCCGGTCCCTGATCCCGACCGGGATCAGGTTGGCGATCCCCGAGGGTTACGAGGCCCAGATCAGGCCGCGGAGCGGCCTGGCGCTGAAGAACGGCATCATTCTCGCCAACTCCCCAGGGACCATTGATGCCGACTACAGGGGCGAGGTGAAAGTCATCCTTCTTAACCTGGGGAAGGAGCCGTTTTCTGTGACGAGAGGCATGCGGATCGCCCAGATGGTCGTTGCCCCCGTTGCAAGAGTGAGATTGATCCCTGTCGGGGAACTTCCGGAAACCGGGCGCGGCAGCGGCGGTTTCGGCCATACGGGGAATTGA
- the ptrA_2 gene encoding protease 3 precursor encodes MHALPSGVITEVLPSGVKVLLEPLRDFSSVSVGIWVLTGSRDEPSAKAGVSHFIEHLVFKGTPSRTAKEIALGIDSLGGSINAFTSKEYTAFFARVLGESLGEAMNILGDITLNPLFQETDLAKERDVIIQEISMVEDTPDDLVHDLHAQEFWDGHELGRPILGTRQSLENMGRDDIRAFHRERYCAESIILTAAGAVDPQTMMDEANRVFGNVSSGSCPLRRSAPVSTPHLKIFTRDSEQVHFCLGMEGLPVDDERRYSLFLLNTILGGGMSSRLFQKIREEHGLAYSIYSYHSAFQDVGMLSVYCGTSAQRFTTALDLIREEILALAENRIPEEELAIAKRQVTGSMLLGLESTGNRMTQLARNEIYFQRQISPAEIEERIQTVSSAQILDVAESLLNPECRALTVIGPVREETLEGHWD; translated from the coding sequence ATGCACGCGCTGCCATCCGGCGTCATCACAGAGGTGTTACCCAGCGGGGTAAAGGTTCTCCTGGAGCCGCTGCGTGATTTTTCGTCTGTGAGCGTCGGTATATGGGTTCTGACGGGTTCCCGTGATGAGCCTTCGGCGAAGGCCGGGGTCAGCCATTTTATCGAACATCTTGTCTTCAAGGGAACTCCATCTAGGACCGCAAAGGAGATCGCCCTTGGTATCGATTCCCTTGGCGGTTCCATTAACGCTTTTACCAGCAAGGAATATACAGCCTTTTTCGCCCGGGTCCTGGGCGAATCCCTCGGTGAGGCCATGAATATTCTTGGTGATATCACCCTCAACCCCCTTTTTCAGGAGACCGACCTGGCAAAAGAGAGGGATGTTATCATCCAGGAGATCTCCATGGTGGAGGATACCCCCGATGATCTTGTACACGATCTTCATGCCCAGGAGTTCTGGGACGGGCATGAGTTGGGCCGGCCTATCCTCGGGACCCGTCAATCCCTGGAGAATATGGGGAGGGATGACATCCGGGCCTTCCACCGTGAGAGGTACTGCGCCGAGTCGATAATTCTCACTGCCGCAGGGGCGGTGGACCCGCAGACCATGATGGATGAAGCGAACCGGGTTTTCGGCAATGTTTCGTCTGGTAGCTGCCCTCTGCGGCGTTCGGCTCCGGTATCGACGCCGCACCTTAAGATCTTTACCCGTGATTCCGAACAGGTGCACTTCTGCCTCGGGATGGAAGGGCTGCCTGTCGACGATGAGAGGCGATATTCACTTTTTCTCCTGAACACCATTCTCGGCGGCGGGATGAGTTCACGCCTTTTCCAGAAGATCCGGGAGGAACACGGGCTCGCCTATTCGATCTACAGCTATCATTCCGCCTTTCAGGACGTGGGGATGCTCTCCGTCTACTGTGGAACGTCGGCCCAGAGGTTCACTACCGCGCTGGACCTTATCCGCGAAGAGATCCTTGCCCTCGCTGAAAACCGCATTCCGGAGGAAGAGCTCGCCATCGCCAAGAGACAGGTCACCGGCAGTATGCTTCTCGGCCTCGAGAGTACGGGAAACAGGATGACCCAGCTCGCCCGTAACGAGATTTACTTTCAAAGGCAGATCAGCCCGGCGGAGATTGAGGAGAGGATCCAAACGGTATCGTCCGCACAGATACTGGATGTGGCCGAGTCTCTTCTCAATCCCGAATGCAGGGCGCTGACGGTTATTGGGCCCGTCAGGGAGGAAACCCTTGAAGGCCACTGGGACTGA
- the pnp gene encoding polyribonucleotide nucleotidyltransferase, with amino-acid sequence MKHQTQLEWGGRTLVLETGAVARQASGAVLARYADTVVLATAVSMPEPREGVDFLPLTVNYQEKTYAAGKIPGGFFKREGRPTEKDVLTSRIIDRSVRPLFPKGFAHETQIIVTILSADRENDPDVVSLIASSAALAVSDIPFNTLVGAVRVGMIDGRYVLNPTFAQLETSRMDLFVAGTRDAVTMVEGEAKEVSEDEMIGALDFARGELDKVIQLQGELVSVAGKEKWDYQSPPENEELAATIKEFCSVEMTEALRISDRTERKNRLKEIRQQAIAEYGEGPGGESWDKEVAGFLRDMEKDLMRARVLEEDVRIDGRRHNEIRPISCEVGILPRTHGSALFTRGETQALVITTLGTHDDEQIIDALEADYRRRFMLHYNFPPFSTGEARFLRGPARREIGHGNLAARSLKGVIPEKDDFPYTIRVVSEVLESNGSSSMATVCGGSLSLMDAGVPVRKPVAGIAMGLIYTPEKAVVLSDILGAEDHLGDMDFKVTGTGDGITAFQMDLKISGVSRDLMALALKQAAEGRLFILGEMNKALSAPRSELSAYAPRLITIKINPDKIRDVIGPGGKVIRGITEETGVKMEVSDDGTIVIASVDEDAANRAREIIEGIVEEAQIGKIYRGTVKKIMDFGAFVEIIPGTDGLVHISQLADRRVNKVEDVVKVGDVIKVKVLDVDREGKIRLSLKEAEKELGRKNPDDTPSS; translated from the coding sequence ATGAAACATCAGACTCAACTTGAGTGGGGCGGCAGAACTCTGGTTCTTGAGACCGGTGCTGTCGCTCGTCAGGCAAGCGGGGCAGTGCTCGCCCGTTATGCCGACACCGTGGTCCTCGCAACGGCGGTGTCCATGCCCGAACCCAGAGAAGGGGTGGACTTTCTTCCACTGACGGTCAACTACCAGGAGAAGACATACGCGGCCGGGAAGATCCCCGGCGGTTTTTTCAAGAGGGAAGGAAGGCCAACCGAGAAGGATGTCCTGACCAGCCGAATTATTGACCGTTCCGTTCGGCCTCTTTTTCCGAAGGGGTTCGCTCACGAGACCCAGATCATAGTCACCATTCTTTCGGCCGATCGCGAGAATGATCCGGATGTTGTTTCCCTTATAGCCTCATCGGCCGCATTGGCCGTCTCCGACATCCCGTTTAACACATTGGTCGGCGCTGTCAGGGTGGGTATGATTGATGGCCGGTATGTTCTCAACCCCACCTTTGCTCAGCTGGAGACAAGCAGGATGGACCTTTTTGTGGCGGGCACCCGGGATGCCGTCACCATGGTTGAAGGCGAGGCGAAAGAGGTTTCCGAGGATGAAATGATCGGAGCCCTGGACTTCGCTCGTGGGGAACTTGACAAGGTCATTCAGCTGCAGGGGGAACTTGTTTCCGTTGCGGGGAAGGAGAAATGGGACTATCAGTCTCCTCCAGAAAACGAGGAACTCGCAGCCACCATCAAGGAGTTCTGCAGCGTTGAGATGACAGAGGCCCTTCGGATCTCCGACAGGACGGAGCGAAAAAATCGCCTCAAGGAGATACGCCAGCAGGCGATAGCTGAGTACGGCGAAGGACCCGGAGGCGAGTCCTGGGATAAGGAAGTTGCCGGTTTTCTGCGGGATATGGAAAAAGATCTCATGCGTGCCAGAGTGCTGGAAGAGGATGTTCGCATCGATGGCCGGCGCCACAATGAGATCCGTCCTATCTCCTGTGAGGTTGGAATCCTTCCGAGGACCCATGGGTCGGCGCTCTTTACCCGGGGAGAAACCCAGGCTCTGGTGATAACCACCCTTGGCACCCATGACGATGAGCAGATCATCGATGCCCTGGAGGCGGATTACAGGCGCAGGTTCATGCTGCACTACAATTTTCCGCCCTTCAGCACGGGTGAGGCCCGGTTTTTAAGGGGGCCTGCGAGGAGAGAAATAGGCCATGGAAACCTGGCTGCCAGAAGCCTGAAGGGAGTCATCCCTGAAAAAGATGATTTCCCCTACACGATCCGCGTGGTAAGCGAGGTTCTGGAGTCCAACGGTTCTTCCTCCATGGCCACCGTCTGCGGGGGGAGCCTGTCCCTGATGGACGCGGGAGTTCCTGTTCGCAAGCCGGTTGCGGGGATCGCCATGGGCCTCATATATACCCCCGAAAAGGCGGTTGTCCTTTCGGATATTCTGGGCGCCGAGGATCATCTCGGGGACATGGACTTTAAAGTTACCGGCACCGGAGACGGAATAACGGCATTCCAGATGGATCTGAAAATATCAGGGGTCAGCCGAGATCTGATGGCCCTCGCGCTTAAACAGGCCGCGGAAGGCAGGCTGTTTATCCTCGGTGAGATGAATAAGGCTCTTTCAGCTCCGCGATCGGAGCTGTCCGCATATGCCCCAAGACTTATTACCATCAAGATCAACCCCGACAAGATCAGGGATGTCATTGGTCCGGGCGGCAAGGTCATTCGCGGCATTACCGAGGAAACCGGGGTCAAGATGGAGGTCTCGGATGACGGAACAATTGTTATCGCCTCTGTGGATGAAGATGCCGCTAATCGGGCCCGTGAGATAATCGAAGGTATTGTTGAGGAGGCCCAGATCGGCAAAATCTATCGGGGTACCGTCAAGAAGATCATGGATTTTGGAGCCTTTGTCGAAATAATCCCGGGAACCGACGGTCTGGTCCACATATCCCAGCTTGCTGACCGGCGGGTCAACAAGGTCGAGGATGTTGTGAAAGTGGGGGACGTCATCAAGGTAAAGGTCCTTGATGTGGACAGGGAAGGCAAAATCCGTCTCAGCCTCAAAGAGGCTGAAAAGGAACTGGGACGAAAGAACCCAGACGATACACCCTCTTCCTGA
- the rpsO gene encoding 30S ribosomal protein S15 has product MPLNNEVKREIIEVNRMHGSDTGSSEVQIALLTRRIEDLTEHFKTHKKDHHSRVGLLRLVGQRRRLLDYLKAKDLERYQGILKKLGLRR; this is encoded by the coding sequence ATGCCGCTCAACAATGAAGTGAAGCGGGAAATCATTGAAGTTAACAGAATGCACGGTAGTGACACCGGTTCATCGGAGGTGCAGATAGCTCTTCTCACCAGGAGGATCGAGGACCTTACCGAACATTTCAAAACGCACAAGAAGGACCATCATTCGCGGGTGGGCCTGCTCAGGCTGGTCGGTCAGCGCCGTAGGTTGCTCGACTACCTTAAGGCCAAGGATCTGGAGAGATACCAGGGTATTCTCAAGAAGCTGGGGCTCCGCAGATAA
- the truB gene encoding tRNA pseudouridine synthase B, with protein MVDKEVGITSHDVVQRVRRILSMRQVGHSGTLDPIASGVLVVLVGSATRVAQYLQEDDKEYHLTLLLGIETDTQDVTGQTLSRMEASHITRDAFETAVNRYRGEFLQIPPSYSAIKHNGQPLYKLARRGISVTVDPRKVTVYRAEISGWEPPRAFLKVVCSKGTYMRTLCHDIGKDLGVGGCMESLVRTRSGNFTLKDAVDLDSLARDAAAPESLLQSPASGLPFERYEPEDDVLAQILMGRTVLWPGSEKAGMISVVSGSRLLALGEVVVKNEKTVFVPRRILEPMEKTSQIKR; from the coding sequence GTGGTGGACAAGGAAGTCGGTATTACATCGCATGATGTCGTCCAGCGGGTCCGAAGAATTCTCAGTATGCGCCAGGTCGGTCATTCCGGGACCTTAGACCCCATCGCTTCGGGTGTCCTCGTGGTGCTTGTCGGGTCTGCGACACGTGTGGCCCAGTACCTTCAGGAGGACGACAAGGAGTACCATCTCACCCTACTCCTTGGTATTGAGACCGATACCCAGGATGTCACCGGCCAGACCCTGTCTCGCATGGAAGCTTCCCATATAACCAGGGATGCCTTTGAGACCGCCGTCAACAGGTACAGAGGGGAGTTTCTCCAGATACCCCCATCCTATTCGGCCATAAAGCACAATGGCCAGCCGCTTTACAAGCTGGCCAGGAGAGGGATTTCGGTTACGGTCGATCCCAGAAAAGTCACGGTGTACCGGGCCGAAATAAGCGGGTGGGAACCACCAAGGGCGTTTCTTAAGGTTGTATGTTCCAAGGGGACCTATATGAGAACCCTGTGTCACGATATTGGGAAAGATCTCGGCGTAGGTGGCTGCATGGAGTCGCTCGTACGGACAAGGAGCGGAAATTTTACACTTAAGGATGCCGTTGATCTGGATTCACTTGCCCGAGACGCCGCCGCACCTGAGTCACTTCTCCAGAGCCCGGCGTCGGGGCTCCCTTTCGAGCGTTACGAACCGGAGGATGATGTGCTTGCGCAGATCCTTATGGGCAGGACCGTCCTTTGGCCCGGCAGCGAGAAGGCCGGCATGATATCCGTGGTCTCCGGCAGCCGTTTGCTTGCCCTGGGAGAGGTTGTCGTAAAAAACGAAAAAACTGTATTTGTCCCGAGGAGAATCCTGGAACCCATGGAAAAAACTTCCCAAATAAAACGATAA
- the rbfA gene encoding ribosome-binding factor A, protein MRRSLNYKRADRVAELIRHEMADILLKEIKDPRVGSVTLTSVKVTDDLRSARVYFGVLDRTTHIEEIENGLEAAAGYFHRLLLKRLRLKTVPHLTFHFDQNLDYSFHISEILKDLEEGEE, encoded by the coding sequence ATGAGACGTTCCCTGAATTATAAAAGGGCAGACCGCGTGGCCGAATTGATCCGGCACGAGATGGCCGACATCCTCCTGAAGGAGATCAAGGATCCCAGGGTTGGGTCTGTCACCCTCACCAGTGTCAAGGTTACGGACGATCTGCGGTCTGCACGGGTCTATTTTGGAGTCCTGGACAGGACCACGCATATTGAGGAAATAGAGAATGGACTGGAGGCGGCCGCCGGCTACTTTCACCGTCTTCTGCTAAAGAGGCTGCGACTCAAGACGGTGCCCCACCTCACCTTCCACTTTGATCAGAACCTGGATTACAGCTTTCATATCTCCGAAATTCTGAAGGACCTTGAGGAGGGGGAGGAATAA